The following proteins come from a genomic window of Yinghuangia sp. ASG 101:
- the wecB gene encoding non-hydrolyzing UDP-N-acetylglucosamine 2-epimerase — MKVISVVGARPQFVKLAPVAEAFRASGYEHRIVHTGQHYDADLSDVFFADLRIPAPDVHLGIGSGGHGAQTGAMLAALDDVLTEGTPPDWVLVYGDTNSTLAAALSAVKLHLPLAHLEAGLRSYNRVMPEEHNRVLTDHAADLLLAPTELAVRNLTGEGLAARTLMVGDVMTDILLRVRAAVADRPFRLPGEDHDPAVPGDGPDGPGYLLATVHRAENTDDPKRLRAIVEGLAALPLPVLLLAHPRLRAKAEAAGIDLTAGALRVARPLPYPEMVRAVLGSSGVVTDSGGLQKEVFLLRRPCTTLRTETEWPETLEGGWNHLCADPADLVGAVLRESPTPVEGHPYGDGHAAEKVVAALAERA, encoded by the coding sequence GTGAAGGTCATCAGCGTCGTCGGCGCGCGCCCCCAGTTCGTGAAACTCGCTCCCGTGGCCGAGGCGTTCCGCGCGAGCGGATATGAACACCGCATCGTCCACACCGGGCAGCACTACGACGCGGACCTGTCCGACGTGTTCTTCGCCGACCTGCGGATCCCCGCGCCGGACGTGCACCTCGGCATCGGCTCCGGCGGCCACGGCGCCCAGACCGGGGCGATGCTCGCCGCGCTCGACGACGTCCTCACCGAAGGCACGCCGCCCGACTGGGTCCTGGTGTACGGCGACACCAACTCGACGCTCGCGGCGGCCCTTTCGGCGGTCAAGCTGCACCTGCCGCTCGCCCATCTGGAGGCGGGGCTGCGCTCGTACAACAGGGTCATGCCCGAGGAGCACAACCGCGTGCTGACCGACCACGCGGCGGATCTCCTGCTGGCCCCCACCGAGTTGGCGGTACGCAACCTCACCGGCGAAGGCCTCGCGGCACGCACGCTGATGGTCGGCGACGTCATGACCGACATCCTGCTGCGCGTCCGCGCCGCGGTCGCCGACCGGCCGTTCCGGCTCCCCGGCGAGGACCACGACCCGGCCGTGCCGGGCGACGGCCCCGACGGGCCGGGATACCTGCTGGCGACCGTGCACCGCGCGGAGAACACCGACGACCCCAAGCGCCTGCGCGCGATCGTCGAGGGGCTGGCCGCGCTGCCGCTGCCGGTGCTGCTGCTGGCCCATCCCCGTTTGCGGGCCAAGGCGGAGGCGGCCGGGATCGACCTCACCGCGGGGGCGCTGCGGGTCGCGCGGCCCCTGCCCTACCCGGAGATGGTGCGCGCGGTGCTCGGGTCGAGCGGGGTCGTCACGGACTCGGGCGGCCTCCAGAAAGAGGTTTTCCTGCTGCGGCGCCCGTGCACGACGCTGCGTACCGAGACCGAGTGGCCGGAGACCCTGGAAGGCGGCTGGAACCACCTGTGCGCCGACCCCGCGGACCTCGTCGGCGCGGTGCTGCGGGAGAGCCCGACACCGGTGGAGGGGCACCCGTACGGGGACGGCCACGCGGCCGAGAAGGTTGTTGCGGCACTGGCCGAGCGGGCCTGA
- a CDS encoding phospholipase encodes MPTRTASPAPRVAATAAAIAGSLALALAPAPAAAAPRDAVATTDRLLFTETLPSFVAIRASADRPADVDWSSDGCSNAPDAPFGYDFTKACWRHDFGYRNYKAQNRFTEDARLRIDNRFRDDMNTLCGSRSLCRATASLYYEAVREFGS; translated from the coding sequence ATGCCGACACGTACCGCATCCCCCGCACCGCGCGTCGCCGCCACCGCCGCGGCGATCGCCGGCTCACTCGCCCTCGCCCTCGCCCCCGCACCGGCCGCCGCGGCCCCGCGGGACGCGGTCGCGACCACCGACCGGCTGCTGTTCACCGAGACGCTGCCGTCGTTCGTCGCGATCCGCGCCTCGGCCGACCGCCCCGCGGACGTCGACTGGTCGAGCGACGGCTGCTCGAACGCCCCCGACGCCCCGTTCGGCTACGACTTCACGAAGGCGTGCTGGCGCCACGACTTCGGCTACCGCAACTACAAGGCCCAGAACCGGTTCACCGAGGACGCCCGCCTGCGGATCGACAACCGGTTCCGCGACGACATGAACACCCTGTGCGGTTCGCGTTCGCTGTGCCGGGCCACCGCGAGCCTGTACTACGAGGCGGTCCGCGAGTTCGGCTCGTGA
- a CDS encoding Gfo/Idh/MocA family protein: MMGRHHARVLRGLAGVDLVGVADPSGDAHGAAQGVRLYHGVEELIDLGIDYCVVAAPTAYHEKLGLTLAAAGVHTLIEKPLAQDVESSRRVADAYEDAGLIGAVGHIERYNPALQALRARLADGQLGNIYQVVTRRQGPFPNRISDVGVVKDLGTHDIDLTAWITGQPYRSVAARTAYKSGRAFEDLVAVVGQLADGTITNHLVNWLSPMKERVTIVTGERGALIADTLNVDLTFHANGELATQWEAISNFRGVSEGDMIRYAIPKPEPLQTEHEAFRDAVLGKEADIVTMRQGLVNVVVAQAVIDSATGGTTVPIGG, from the coding sequence ATGATGGGCCGCCACCACGCGCGCGTCCTGCGGGGCCTCGCCGGCGTCGACCTCGTGGGCGTGGCCGACCCGTCGGGTGACGCGCACGGCGCCGCGCAAGGCGTGCGGCTGTACCACGGCGTCGAGGAGCTGATCGACCTCGGCATCGACTACTGCGTCGTCGCGGCGCCGACCGCGTACCACGAGAAGCTCGGCCTCACCCTGGCCGCCGCGGGCGTGCACACGCTCATCGAGAAGCCGCTCGCGCAGGACGTCGAGTCGTCGCGCCGCGTCGCCGACGCGTACGAGGACGCCGGGCTCATCGGCGCGGTCGGCCACATCGAGCGCTACAACCCCGCGTTGCAGGCGCTGCGCGCCCGGCTCGCCGACGGGCAGCTCGGCAACATCTACCAGGTCGTCACGCGCCGCCAGGGCCCGTTCCCGAACCGCATCTCCGATGTCGGCGTCGTCAAGGACCTCGGTACCCATGACATCGACCTGACCGCGTGGATCACCGGGCAGCCGTACAGGTCGGTCGCCGCTCGCACCGCGTACAAGAGCGGACGCGCCTTCGAGGACCTGGTCGCGGTGGTCGGCCAGCTCGCCGACGGGACGATCACCAACCACCTCGTCAACTGGCTCTCGCCGATGAAGGAGCGCGTCACGATAGTGACGGGCGAGCGCGGCGCCCTGATCGCCGACACCCTGAACGTCGACCTGACCTTCCACGCCAACGGCGAGCTGGCCACCCAGTGGGAGGCCATCTCGAACTTCCGCGGGGTGTCCGAGGGCGACATGATCCGCTACGCGATCCCCAAGCCCGAACCGCTCCAGACCGAGCACGAGGCCTTCCGCGACGCCGTCCTCGGCAAGGAGGCGGACATCGTCACGATGCGCCAGGGCCTGGTCAACGTCGTCGTGGCGCAGGCCGTCATCGACTCGGCGACCGGGGGAACGACGGTCCCCATCGGGGGCTGA
- a CDS encoding PQQ-like beta-propeller repeat protein: MKSRLGKVHLGKLIAGCGAAVLVAVLGVVAVQAEEVSSCWSDFDGLTDKKVFPDAYTVRLIDTYDDPALRAAQRDPAYREATAFGGDSAIGGPVWTIANQGPNPVLTDQLGLLTARGGADPGDLAMYEGRNGKRHWMRAANAPAGYFMKNLRALTFVPQPGGTTNVIGADARSGYLQWCQSVPLRPTASADGDSGWVTATTGNGRTVLLVGQPKGAAAGTSAIAYQDVVTGKVTRRWNVQGAWTDVAADGKLVYAAAPGAVAAYRPGVAEPVWRTELPGGAGTVDFASVANGRVLVASRPEAGGPGTLTALDTAGGALWTLDTAEPEGALPTGDLVLVRENRGGADGVAAYRADNGTPVWFTPVPGLKRLADGGTDGTLLYLPGETGPRVLRVADGTAQPTTLTTPADRVFVSGQRVIVQHTASPELAWTIAYTTPSAAGEADTATDPRER; encoded by the coding sequence GTGAAGTCCAGGCTCGGCAAGGTCCACCTCGGCAAGCTCATCGCGGGCTGCGGGGCGGCGGTGCTGGTCGCGGTGCTGGGTGTGGTGGCCGTGCAGGCCGAGGAAGTCTCGTCCTGCTGGAGCGACTTCGACGGCCTCACCGACAAGAAGGTGTTCCCCGACGCGTACACCGTGCGTCTCATCGACACCTACGACGACCCCGCGCTGCGTGCCGCGCAACGCGACCCCGCCTACCGGGAGGCGACCGCTTTCGGCGGTGACTCGGCGATCGGCGGGCCCGTGTGGACCATCGCGAACCAAGGTCCCAACCCCGTCCTGACGGACCAACTGGGCCTGTTGACCGCGCGGGGCGGCGCCGACCCCGGCGACCTCGCGATGTACGAGGGCCGCAACGGCAAGCGCCACTGGATGCGCGCCGCCAACGCCCCTGCCGGTTACTTCATGAAGAACCTGCGGGCCCTGACCTTCGTCCCGCAGCCCGGCGGCACGACGAACGTCATCGGCGCGGACGCACGGTCGGGGTACCTCCAGTGGTGCCAGTCCGTCCCGCTCCGGCCGACGGCCTCGGCGGACGGCGACTCCGGCTGGGTCACCGCCACGACCGGCAACGGCCGTACGGTGCTGCTCGTCGGGCAGCCCAAGGGGGCCGCGGCGGGTACCTCCGCGATCGCCTACCAGGACGTCGTGACCGGCAAGGTGACGCGGCGCTGGAACGTCCAGGGCGCCTGGACCGACGTGGCCGCCGACGGCAAGCTCGTGTACGCCGCGGCCCCCGGCGCGGTCGCGGCCTACCGGCCCGGTGTCGCCGAGCCCGTCTGGCGGACGGAACTCCCCGGCGGCGCGGGCACCGTCGACTTCGCCTCGGTCGCGAACGGCCGCGTCCTGGTCGCCTCCCGTCCCGAGGCCGGCGGCCCCGGCACGCTGACCGCCCTGGACACCGCGGGCGGGGCATTGTGGACGCTCGACACCGCGGAGCCCGAAGGCGCCCTCCCCACCGGCGATCTGGTGCTCGTCCGCGAGAACCGCGGCGGTGCCGACGGCGTCGCCGCCTACCGCGCCGATAACGGAACTCCCGTGTGGTTCACGCCCGTTCCCGGGCTGAAGCGCCTCGCCGACGGCGGCACCGACGGCACGCTCCTCTACCTTCCCGGCGAAACCGGCCCCCGCGTCCTGCGCGTGGCCGACGGCACCGCCCAGCCCACCACGCTCACGACGCCGGCCGACCGCGTCTTCGTGAGCGGCCAACGGGTCATCGTGCAACACACCGCGAGCCCCGAACTGGCCTGGACGATCGCCTACACCACGCCCTCGGCCGCGGGCGAGGCCGACACCGCCACGGACCCGCGCGAACGGTGA
- a CDS encoding nucleotide sugar dehydrogenase, with product MKICVVALGKIGLPLAVQFAAKGHEVVGADVNAAAVDLVNRGVEPFPGEAELDVRLRDVVASGALRATTDTTAAVAESDYVVVVVPVVVDAEARPDFRAMDAATAAIAAGLRPGTLVSYETTLPVHTTRERFLTQLEDASGLSCGTDFLLCHSPERVLTGRVFADLRRYPKLVGGVDEVSAKKAVQFYEAVLDFDERPDLVRGNGVWDLGSAEAAELAKLAETTYRDVNIGLANQFARFADSVGIDIHAVIEASNSQPYSHIHRPGIAVGGHCIPVYPRFYAFNDPDATIVKAARTTNAGMPGYAVGLLDGVLSRDGGAGLRGARVAVLGVTYRGGVKETAFSGVFPVVEALRAAGAEALVSDPLYTDEEITALGLTPYRDGDGVDAVVVQSDHAEYRTLAADRFPGVRALVDGRRVTDPDLWAGVVRRTIGGGDQQRAQV from the coding sequence GTGAAGATCTGTGTCGTCGCGCTCGGGAAGATCGGCCTCCCGCTTGCCGTGCAGTTCGCGGCCAAAGGGCATGAGGTCGTCGGCGCCGACGTCAACGCCGCCGCGGTCGACCTGGTCAACCGGGGCGTCGAGCCGTTCCCGGGGGAGGCGGAGCTCGACGTGCGGCTCCGTGACGTGGTCGCCTCCGGAGCGCTGCGCGCGACGACGGACACGACGGCCGCGGTCGCCGAGAGCGACTACGTTGTCGTGGTCGTCCCGGTCGTCGTCGACGCCGAGGCCCGCCCCGACTTCCGCGCCATGGACGCCGCGACCGCCGCGATCGCCGCCGGGCTGCGTCCCGGCACGCTGGTCTCGTACGAGACGACGCTGCCGGTGCACACCACCCGCGAGCGCTTCCTCACGCAGTTGGAGGACGCGTCCGGGCTGTCCTGCGGCACCGACTTCCTCCTGTGCCACAGCCCCGAACGCGTGCTCACCGGCCGGGTCTTCGCGGATCTGCGCCGCTACCCCAAGCTCGTGGGCGGCGTCGACGAGGTGAGTGCCAAGAAGGCGGTCCAGTTCTACGAGGCGGTCCTCGACTTCGACGAGCGCCCCGACCTCGTGCGCGGCAACGGCGTGTGGGACCTGGGCAGTGCGGAGGCGGCCGAGCTGGCGAAGCTGGCGGAGACGACGTACCGCGACGTCAACATCGGCCTCGCGAACCAGTTCGCGCGCTTCGCGGACTCGGTCGGCATCGACATCCACGCGGTCATCGAGGCGTCCAACTCGCAGCCGTACAGCCACATTCACCGGCCCGGCATCGCCGTCGGCGGGCACTGCATCCCGGTCTATCCGCGCTTCTACGCGTTCAACGACCCCGATGCCACGATCGTGAAGGCCGCGCGCACCACCAACGCCGGTATGCCCGGGTATGCCGTCGGGCTGCTCGACGGCGTGCTGTCGCGCGACGGCGGCGCGGGGCTGCGCGGCGCGCGGGTCGCGGTGCTCGGCGTCACCTACCGCGGAGGCGTCAAGGAGACGGCGTTCTCGGGGGTCTTCCCCGTCGTGGAGGCCCTGCGCGCGGCCGGCGCGGAGGCGCTGGTCAGCGACCCGCTGTACACCGACGAGGAGATCACCGCGCTGGGCCTGACGCCGTACCGCGACGGTGACGGGGTCGACGCGGTCGTCGTGCAGAGCGACCACGCCGAGTACCGCACGCTGGCGGCCGACCGGTTCCCGGGAGTCCGGGCCCTGGTGGACGGACGGCGTGTGACCGACCCCGACCTGTGGGCGGGCGTCGTACGCCGCACCATCGGCGGCGGCGACCAGCAGCGGGCACAGGTGTGA